In Scophthalmus maximus strain ysfricsl-2021 chromosome 16, ASM2237912v1, whole genome shotgun sequence, the following proteins share a genomic window:
- the rgrb gene encoding retinal G protein coupled receptor b — MAAYTLPEGFTEFDMFSFGTALLVGGLLGFFLNAISIASFLAVKEMRTPSNFFVFNLALADISLNINGLTAAYASYLRYWPFGQDGCGFHGFQGMISVLASISFMAAIAWDRYHQYCTRQKLFWSTTVTMSSIIWILSIFWAAVPLMGWGVYDFEPMRTCCTLDYTRGDRDYITYMLTLVLLYLMFPAATMLSCYNATYKHFKKVHHHRFNTSLPLRVMLMCWGPYVLMCSYACFDNVKFVSPKLRMVLPVIAKTNPIFNALLYSFGNEFYRGGVWHFLTGQKIVEPDLKKSK; from the exons ATGGCAGCGTACACGTTGCCGGAGGGCTTCACGGAGTTCGACATGTTTTCCTTCGGCACGGCGCTTCTCGTGGGGG GCCTGCTGGGATTCTTCCTGAACGCCATCAGCATCGCGTCCTTCCTCGCGGTGAAGGAGATGCGGACTCCCAGCAACTTCTTTGTGTTCAATCTGGCCTTGGCCGACATCAGTCTGAACATTAACGGCCTCACGGCTGCTTATGCGAGCTACCTCAG ATACTGGCCATTTGGTCAAGACGGATGTGGCTTCCACGGTTTCCAGGGAATGATATCGGTCCTGGCCTCCATCAGTTTCATGGCTGCCATCGCCTGGGACAGATATCACCAGTACTGCACCA GACAGAAGCTGTTCTGGAGCACAACTGTGACAATGAGCAGCATCATCTGGATTCTTTCCATCTTCTGGGCTGCCGTTCCCCTGATGGGATGGGGCGTCTACGACTTCGAGCCCATGAGGACCTGCTGCACGCTGGACTACACCAGAGGGGACAG GGACTATATAACCTACATGCTGACTCTGGTGCTGCTCTACCTGATGTTCCCAGCTGCCACCATGTTGTCGTGTTACAACGCCACCTACAAACACTTCAAGAAGGTCCACCACCACAGG TTTAACACCAGTTTGCCCTTGAGGGTCATGCTGATGTGCTGGGGCCCCTATGTGCTCATGTGCAGCTACGCCTGCTTTGACAACGTGAAGTTCGTGTCCCCAAAGCTGCGAATG gTGCTTCCAGTCATTGCAAAGACGAATCCCATCTTCAACGCTCTCCTCTACTCGTTTGGAAATGAGTTCTACCGAGGCGGCGTCTGGCACTTCCTCACCGGACAGAAGATCGTCGAGCCAGATCTCAAGAAGTCAAAGTAA